A window of the Nibribacter ruber genome harbors these coding sequences:
- a CDS encoding PIG-L family deacetylase has translation MISLRALVGVWLAVVVLSTPAAQAQAPKKPNAADIRLGLEKLNVVGSVLYMAAHPDDENTRLIAYLANERKLRTGYLSLTRGDGGQNLIGPEIREELGIIRTQELLQARRTDGGEQFFTRANDFGFSKNPAETFTIWNREQVLADAVWVIRKFRPDVIVTRFSPEPGNTHGHHTASAMIALEAFTAAADPKRFPEQLKTVEPWQVKRVYWNTSSFFYGQGQKFDESNKLKLETGVYNPLLGKSYNEVAAESRSMHKSQGFGSSGSRGEALEYFEFLKGEPAKTDLLEGVNTTWSRVKGGEAVGQLVQDALKNYSVTNPAAIVPTLLKINTALSNLPATPWKEVKQQELNQLVKACLGLYLEASAREYAAVPGEQVNVQVESVNRSAVPVVLTKVEYLFGQKDTTLQQTLTAGNPWFSKTNVVLPATVPYSQPYWLRKPGTTGMFKVEDASLIGLPENPPAAQVRIHVTVQGQPLAFTVPLVFKRTDPVEGEQYRPFEITPPVFVNLTEKVYVFADAASKPVTVKVRAGEPNVAGQVTLKLPQGWRATPASFPVKLSQKGEEQQFTFQVFPGEAQTESTIGAHVSMNGKSYAQGLKSIEYNHIPTQTLFPEAVSKAVKLDLKRKGQRIGYLMGAGDEVPASLQQIGYTVDLLRVEDLSATNLQKYDAVVTGVRAYNTLDRLKFQQPQLLEYVRQGGTLVVQYNVSNGLVTNQLGPYSLKLSQDRVTVEDAPVKFLKPNHPVLNTPNKISEKDFAGWVQERGLYFPNQWAPEYETVISSNDPGESAKESGLLVAKYGKGHFAYTGYSFFRELPAGVPGAYRLFVNLLSLGN, from the coding sequence ATGATCTCTCTTCGTGCATTAGTTGGCGTCTGGTTAGCGGTAGTGGTTCTCTCAACTCCGGCTGCGCAGGCCCAGGCTCCCAAGAAACCCAACGCCGCAGACATCCGGCTGGGCTTGGAAAAACTGAACGTGGTGGGCAGCGTGCTCTACATGGCCGCCCACCCCGACGATGAAAACACCCGTCTCATTGCCTATCTGGCCAATGAGCGCAAGCTGCGCACCGGCTACCTGTCTCTTACCCGCGGCGATGGCGGTCAGAACCTCATTGGGCCGGAAATTAGGGAGGAGTTGGGCATCATCAGGACGCAGGAATTGTTGCAGGCCCGCCGCACCGACGGTGGGGAGCAGTTCTTCACCCGCGCCAATGACTTCGGGTTTTCCAAGAATCCGGCAGAGACCTTTACCATCTGGAACCGTGAGCAGGTGCTGGCAGACGCCGTGTGGGTAATCAGAAAATTCAGGCCAGATGTGATTGTGACTCGGTTCTCGCCAGAGCCTGGCAACACGCACGGTCATCACACGGCATCGGCTATGATTGCCCTGGAGGCCTTCACTGCCGCCGCTGATCCCAAGCGTTTTCCGGAGCAACTCAAAACCGTGGAGCCATGGCAGGTGAAGCGCGTCTATTGGAACACCTCCAGCTTTTTCTATGGGCAGGGCCAGAAGTTTGACGAAAGCAATAAGCTAAAACTGGAAACCGGCGTGTACAACCCTTTGCTGGGCAAATCTTACAATGAGGTGGCCGCTGAAAGCCGCAGCATGCACAAAAGCCAGGGCTTTGGCAGCAGCGGAAGCAGAGGCGAAGCCCTTGAATATTTTGAGTTCCTCAAAGGCGAACCTGCCAAAACCGATTTGCTGGAAGGCGTGAACACTACCTGGAGCCGCGTGAAAGGCGGTGAAGCCGTGGGTCAACTGGTGCAAGACGCACTGAAAAACTACTCTGTCACCAATCCAGCCGCAATAGTGCCCACGCTTCTCAAGATAAACACCGCCTTAAGCAACCTGCCGGCCACTCCCTGGAAAGAAGTGAAACAACAGGAATTGAACCAGCTGGTTAAGGCTTGTCTTGGGTTGTACCTGGAGGCTTCGGCCAGAGAATACGCCGCCGTGCCCGGTGAGCAGGTGAACGTGCAGGTAGAATCCGTGAACCGTTCTGCCGTTCCCGTGGTCCTCACCAAAGTAGAATACCTGTTCGGGCAAAAGGATACCACCTTGCAACAAACATTGACTGCCGGAAATCCTTGGTTCTCCAAAACCAATGTGGTTCTTCCGGCCACAGTGCCTTATTCTCAGCCATACTGGTTGCGAAAACCGGGCACTACCGGCATGTTCAAGGTAGAAGACGCCTCCCTGATTGGCCTACCCGAAAACCCACCAGCCGCCCAGGTGAGAATTCATGTAACGGTGCAAGGCCAGCCCCTTGCCTTTACCGTTCCGCTGGTGTTCAAACGCACAGATCCGGTAGAAGGAGAGCAGTACCGCCCGTTTGAGATCACGCCACCAGTTTTTGTCAACCTTACAGAGAAAGTATACGTGTTTGCCGATGCCGCTTCTAAGCCAGTGACCGTGAAAGTTCGCGCCGGCGAGCCGAACGTAGCAGGCCAGGTGACCTTGAAACTGCCCCAAGGCTGGCGTGCCACGCCAGCCTCTTTCCCCGTGAAACTTAGCCAGAAAGGCGAGGAGCAGCAGTTTACGTTCCAGGTGTTTCCGGGAGAGGCTCAGACGGAGAGTACCATTGGCGCTCACGTGTCCATGAACGGAAAATCATACGCTCAAGGCCTCAAATCCATTGAATACAACCACATTCCTACCCAGACCCTGTTCCCCGAAGCCGTTTCTAAAGCCGTAAAACTGGACTTGAAGCGCAAGGGACAACGCATTGGCTACCTCATGGGCGCCGGCGACGAGGTGCCCGCCAGCCTGCAACAGATTGGCTACACCGTAGATTTACTACGCGTGGAGGATTTGTCTGCGACCAACCTGCAAAAATATGATGCCGTGGTGACTGGTGTACGGGCCTATAACACCCTGGATCGGCTTAAATTTCAGCAACCGCAGTTGCTGGAGTACGTGCGCCAGGGCGGAACCCTGGTAGTACAATACAACGTGAGCAACGGCTTGGTCACTAACCAACTGGGCCCTTACAGCCTCAAGCTGTCACAGGACCGCGTGACGGTAGAAGACGCGCCCGTCAAATTCCTGAAGCCCAATCACCCTGTCTTGAACACGCCCAATAAAATCTCCGAGAAGGATTTTGCTGGCTGGGTGCAGGAACGCGGCTTGTATTTTCCTAACCAATGGGCCCCCGAGTATGAAACCGTCATCTCCAGCAATGACCCCGGCGAGAGCGCCAAAGAAAGTGGCTTGCTGGTGGCCAAATACGGCAAAGGGCATTTTGCGTACACGGGATATTCGTTCTTCAGGGAGCTCCCCGCCGGCGTGCCCGGCGCCTACAGATTGTTTGTGAACCTGCTGTCTTTGGGAAACTAA
- a CDS encoding OmpA/MotB family protein: MKKSLLSTALPALLALGLMSSCVSTKKYEAALAENRSLVVLQDELNRQKLELESERAKLREDRDRLTQEKEDLAKEKASTEASLRTNLNNKSEQVNQLTTDLQAREARLKEMERILAEKDRAVNNLRKTVGDALLGFKASDLTIDVRNGKVYVSLSNQLLFKSGSTKVDAKGQEALKKLASVLQNQPDVNVVVEGHTDDVPIAKGTAGMQDNWDLSVLRATEITRILTDAGVSPQRVTPSGRSKYVPVDPSTSAEARQKNRRTEIILTPKLDELFQILEQN; encoded by the coding sequence ATGAAAAAATCATTGCTATCTACGGCTCTACCTGCGCTGCTGGCCCTGGGCCTTATGAGTTCCTGCGTCTCTACCAAGAAATATGAAGCCGCTCTGGCAGAAAACCGCTCTCTGGTAGTCTTACAGGATGAACTGAACCGCCAGAAGCTGGAACTGGAAAGCGAGCGCGCCAAGCTGCGCGAAGACCGCGACCGCCTCACCCAGGAAAAAGAAGACTTGGCCAAAGAAAAAGCCTCTACAGAAGCCTCTCTTCGCACCAACCTCAACAATAAAAGCGAACAGGTCAACCAACTCACCACAGACCTACAGGCCCGCGAGGCCCGCCTCAAAGAGATGGAACGCATCTTGGCAGAGAAGGACCGCGCGGTGAACAACCTGCGCAAGACCGTAGGCGATGCCCTGCTAGGTTTCAAAGCCTCTGACCTGACCATTGACGTGCGCAACGGCAAAGTATATGTGTCTTTGTCTAACCAACTGCTGTTCAAATCTGGTAGTACCAAAGTAGATGCCAAAGGGCAGGAAGCGTTGAAGAAACTGGCCAGCGTGTTGCAGAACCAGCCAGACGTGAACGTGGTGGTGGAAGGCCACACAGATGACGTTCCCATTGCCAAGGGCACGGCCGGTATGCAAGACAACTGGGACCTGAGCGTCCTGCGCGCCACTGAAATCACGCGCATTCTCACAGATGCCGGCGTGTCTCCTCAGCGCGTAACCCCGTCGGGTCGTTCTAAATACGTACCCGTAGACCCATCCACCTCGGCAGAAGCCCGCCAAAAGAACCGCCGCACCGAAATCATCCTCACGCCTAAGTTGGACGAACTCTTCCAAATCCTGGAGCAGAACTAA
- a CDS encoding CDGSH iron-sulfur domain-containing protein produces MKTKITVNSNGSLKVEGDFIVVDAQGNEYNLQGREVVSFCRCGLSNNKPFCDGAHRGHFEHNAVAFDLPPRKV; encoded by the coding sequence ATGAAAACAAAAATCACCGTGAACAGCAACGGCTCTCTCAAAGTAGAAGGCGATTTTATAGTAGTAGACGCCCAGGGCAACGAGTACAACCTGCAGGGCCGCGAGGTGGTGTCGTTCTGCCGCTGCGGTCTTTCCAACAACAAACCCTTCTGCGACGGTGCCCACCGTGGTCACTTTGAGCACAACGCCGTGGCTTTTGACCTGCCACCAAGGAAAGTATAG
- a CDS encoding APC family permease, with protein sequence MSETSTGFKREIKLFDAVMLVAGSMIGSGIFIVSADIARSVGSPGYLLLVWALTGLMTLAGALSYGELTSLMPRAGGQYVYLRESYGPMVAFLYGWTLFLVIQSGTIAAVAVAFAKFTGVLVPWFSEDHILLDLGFLKLTTVQLLAISSIILLTLVNQQGVRNGKFIQNIFGSTKIIALFALIGFGLLLGTNAEVMELNFTDMWNAQTVSTEPVSGTPFRTPLQGWALMVGIGTAMIGSLFSSDAWNNIGFSGDEIVNPKRTIVLSMAIGTAVVTLLYILINVVYLTILPLEGYKAGADVMARGIQFASNDRVATAVAEVIGGSTATIAIAVLIMISTFGCNNGVILSAPRVYYTMAKDGLFFTNMAKLNKNAVPGVALTFQCVWACILCMSGKYGDLLDYVIFAVLLFYILTIAGIFILRRTMPDAPRPYKAIGYPVLPALYIAMASFICIILLIYKPAYSWPGLILVGVGIPVYYFFKNKFQKIAD encoded by the coding sequence ATGTCTGAAACTTCTACAGGGTTTAAGCGCGAAATAAAGCTGTTTGATGCCGTCATGCTGGTGGCAGGGTCCATGATTGGGTCTGGTATTTTCATTGTGAGCGCAGACATTGCCCGCAGCGTGGGCAGTCCGGGGTACTTGCTGCTGGTGTGGGCGCTTACGGGCCTCATGACATTGGCCGGGGCCCTCAGCTACGGAGAACTCACCAGCCTCATGCCACGCGCCGGCGGGCAGTATGTGTACCTGCGGGAATCATATGGTCCCATGGTGGCATTTTTATATGGCTGGACCCTGTTTCTGGTCATCCAGAGCGGAACCATTGCCGCCGTGGCCGTGGCTTTTGCCAAATTCACGGGCGTGCTGGTACCTTGGTTCTCTGAAGACCATATTCTGCTAGACCTGGGTTTCCTGAAACTCACCACGGTGCAGTTGCTGGCCATTTCCTCCATCATTCTGCTCACGTTGGTCAACCAGCAGGGCGTAAGAAACGGGAAGTTCATCCAGAACATCTTCGGCTCTACCAAAATCATTGCCTTGTTTGCCTTGATTGGATTTGGTTTGCTGCTGGGCACCAACGCCGAGGTAATGGAGCTCAACTTCACAGACATGTGGAATGCGCAGACCGTGTCTACAGAACCGGTGTCTGGAACGCCCTTCCGGACGCCGCTGCAGGGTTGGGCCCTGATGGTGGGCATTGGCACGGCCATGATCGGGTCGCTGTTCTCCTCAGATGCCTGGAACAACATTGGCTTTTCTGGAGACGAGATTGTGAACCCTAAGCGCACCATCGTGTTGAGCATGGCCATAGGCACCGCCGTGGTGACCTTGTTGTATATTCTGATCAACGTGGTGTACCTGACCATTCTTCCGCTGGAAGGTTACAAAGCCGGCGCCGATGTGATGGCCCGCGGTATTCAGTTTGCCAGCAATGACCGCGTAGCCACCGCCGTGGCCGAAGTCATTGGCGGCTCCACTGCTACCATTGCCATTGCCGTTTTGATCATGATCTCCACGTTTGGCTGTAACAACGGGGTTATTCTGTCTGCCCCGCGCGTATACTACACCATGGCCAAAGACGGTCTGTTCTTCACCAACATGGCCAAGCTGAACAAGAATGCCGTGCCCGGAGTTGCCTTGACCTTCCAGTGCGTGTGGGCCTGTATTCTGTGCATGTCGGGTAAGTACGGTGATCTGTTGGATTACGTGATTTTTGCCGTACTGCTGTTCTACATCTTGACCATTGCCGGTATCTTTATTTTGCGCCGCACCATGCCAGACGCACCAAGACCGTACAAAGCCATCGGTTACCCGGTGCTACCGGCCTTGTACATTGCCATGGCCTCGTTCATCTGCATCATCCTGCTCATTTACAAGCCCGCCTATTCTTGGCCAGGTTTGATTTTAGTGGGCGTGGGCATACCGGTGTACTACTTCTTCAAGAACAAATTCCAGAAGATAGCAGACTAG